The DNA sequence CGGTCAGGCTCAACCTCCTCGGCGATTACGAGGAGAATCTGAAAAAGCTCGCGGCGGTGACGAGGGCCAAAATCCTTGTCACCGAAGAGTTGATGCTGCCCATCGCCCGTGGCCCCGTCGAGGCGGGCGGGACGCTGATTCTGGCCTCGCCGGAGGAGCTTCGGAAAGGACCCCCCTTTATCCCGTCAGCCTTCGACGGTTCCTCGCTGGGTCTTTTGCAGTTCACCTCCGGCTCCACGGGGGTCCAGAAGGGTGTCGCCCTCACCCACTCTAACCTTCTCGCCAACATCCGCGCCGTAGGCTCGGTCCTCGGCCTCGGCGAAGAGGACGCGGGGGTAAGCTGGCTTCCCCTCTATCACGACATGGGACTCATAGGGATGGCGATAGCCCCCCTCTACTGGGGGCTTCCCCTCTACTGCGCCTCTCCGATGGATTTCCTGCGCCGTCCGGCGAGGTGGCTGCGGATGATCTTTGAAAACCGCGCCACGGTGACCGCCGCTCCCAACTTCGCCTACAGCCTCGCCGCGAGAAAGGTGCGCGACTCCGAAATCGAGGGGATCGACCTCTCCTCCCTGCGCGTAGCCCTTTGCGGCGCGGAGCCCATAAACCCCGAAACGGTGCGCGCCTTTACCGGCAGATTCAAGGATTACGGGCTTTCCCCAAAGTCCTTCCTGCCCGCCTACGGGCTTGCGGAAAACACCCTGGCGGTGACCTTCTCCGGCCCCGGCGAGGGAGCCGGAATCCTCGGCTTCGACCGCGCCCTGCTCGACGGGGAGGGGAGGGCGGTCAAAGCCGCCGAAGGAACTCTGGCGAGGGTTCTGGTCTCGGTGGGCAAGCCCCTTCCCACGGTTGAGGTGAGCATAGTGAACGAGTTGGGAGAAGCTCTGCCGGAAGGGAGGAGGGGCGAGATTTGTGTAAAAGGCCCCTCGGTGATGGCGGGGTACTTTGAAAACCCCGAAGCTACCGGGAAAGCCCTTGCGGGAGGCAGGCTCCACACCGGAGACCTGGGCTTTGTCCTCGGCGGCGACCTCTACATCTGCGGGCGGCTGAAGGATCTGGTCATAAGGGCGGGAAGGAACTACTTCGCCGAGGACCTCGAAGCCGCAGCAGCCGTTGAGGGTCTCCGGCCGGGAGGGGTGGCTGTCTTTTCGACCAGGGAAACGAAAAGGGGCGTCGAGGAGATTGTGGTTGTCGCCGAAACCGCCCGTCCCCGCGAGGGAATGGAGGAGGAGATAAGAACATCCATCGTAAACGCCACCGGCTGCCGCCCCGACAGGGTCGTCCTCGTCGCCCCCCATACGATTCCAAAAACCTCCTCCGGAAAGATTCAGCGCTTCATGCTGAAGAACTGGTACGAGGAAGGAAAGCTCGCCGGGCGCGAGGGAAAGCGGGGGAACCTGCCCTTTGCGAGCTACCTCCTTGCCGCTCTGAAGGATTTCTTTTCGCGCATCAAGGGATAAAGGGATAATCATCGTTGCACGCTTTTTGATTGCGCAATATTTCACCTGTGTCATAATCACTGCCTATGAGCAGGACGTTTTTTCTTTATGTATTCCTTTTTCTGTTCCTGGCGTGCTTTTTTTCCTCCGCCGCTTCGGCCGGAGAAAAAGACAAAGCTCCCTTCCACGATTTTATCTTTACGGACCCCGACTCCTATCAGTCCCTCGTAGATCCCGAACACCCGGAAATCGTCAAGAAGGTCAAGGAATTCAAGACGATCGAGGAGGCGTATCTCTTCGTCAGGGACAAAGTGGATTACGCCGGGCACATTCCGGCGTCAAACCCCGGAACGGCGCTCAGGGACGGAGAGGCGAGCTGCCTCGGCAAGGCGGCGCTTCTGGCGAGCATCTACCGCTGCATGGGGATACCGGCGGAAAAGATAAGAATCGTGACAGGGATAGTGATGAGTCCCGAGGGCCCCACCGACCATGTCTGGATCGACTTTGAACACCAGGGAGTCTGCCTGCAGCAGGACCCCTCCGGCCTTCTCGGGAGCTTCGCCTTCGGGGAGTTCTGCGGCAACGGTTTCGTCGACAACTTCGTAATAAAAGAGATTTTCTGCTTTAACGACGAGGATTTCGGCATTCTCTCGCAGATTAACCGGATCCGGCATTCGATACCGGCGCCTATGAGGCAGCAGATGATCGAGTCTAAGTAGCCCTCCGGCTTCCTATTTCGCCGAAGGACCGCGTCGTTTCTCGGGCGCGGGTCTTGGCGTATTAACGATACTGCCTTCGACCGCGCGCCCTGCGGACTCCTTGCCCTTCGCCGAAATAGTTTGCCGGAAGTTTAGGTGCGGTTTTCTCCAGTGGCCTTAAGCCCCTTGAGAGGCTGCACAAAAACGTCGCGAGAAGCCCCGGCGACAAAATCCTGTGCCGTTAATAAACCAGTCTTAAATTTGTCCTTCGTCTTTAAATATCAAACGGAAGCCACTGACCGCACAGGACACCTAGAGCAATGTCCCCCTCAGCAGCAGCATCGCCGAGCCGAAATAAATAATCAACCCCGTCACGTCAACCAGCGTCGCCACGAAGGGGGCCGAAGCGCTCGCCGGGTCCATGCCGAATCTTCTAAGGACGAAGGGAAGGAGCGACCCCGCGAGGGTCCCGAAGGTGACTACGCCGATAAGGCTTGTCATAACCGTGAGGGCTATCAGCATGTAATGCTCGCCGTACATGGGATAGATCGACTGCCAGATTACCACACGGGAAAAACCTATCACGCCCAGAAGACCTCCAAGCACGAAACCCACCGAAAGCTCGCGCCAGAAGACCTTCCACCAGTCCCGCAGGGTGACCTCTCCAAGCGCCATCGCGCGTATGACGAGGGTTGAGGCCTGCGAGCCGGCGTTGCCTCCGCTCGATATGATGAGGGGCACGAAAAGGGCGAGGACCACCGCCTTCGCTATTTCGCCCTCGAAATAGCCCATAGCCGTGGCCGTGAGCATTTCGCCGACGAAGAGGGTCGCGAGCCAGCCGGCCCGTTTCGAGAACATCCTTTTGAAGGTGGTGTTCAGGTAGGGATCGTCGAGGGCCATCATGCCGCCGGCCTTCTGCATGTCCTCGGTCGCCTCGTCC is a window from the bacterium genome containing:
- a CDS encoding transglutaminase domain-containing protein; translated protein: MSRTFFLYVFLFLFLACFFSSAASAGEKDKAPFHDFIFTDPDSYQSLVDPEHPEIVKKVKEFKTIEEAYLFVRDKVDYAGHIPASNPGTALRDGEASCLGKAALLASIYRCMGIPAEKIRIVTGIVMSPEGPTDHVWIDFEHQGVCLQQDPSGLLGSFAFGEFCGNGFVDNFVIKEIFCFNDEDFGILSQINRIRHSIPAPMRQQMIESK
- a CDS encoding fatty acyl-AMP ligase, whose protein sequence is MKTAAGGPAGAKTLADVLTMRANLSGDKRWLTLYEKDSARESFTFGEFYEKAARAAGSLAGRGILHGDRVLIILPTSIGFFETFFGALLLGAVPVPLYPPVRLNLLGDYEENLKKLAAVTRAKILVTEELMLPIARGPVEAGGTLILASPEELRKGPPFIPSAFDGSSLGLLQFTSGSTGVQKGVALTHSNLLANIRAVGSVLGLGEEDAGVSWLPLYHDMGLIGMAIAPLYWGLPLYCASPMDFLRRPARWLRMIFENRATVTAAPNFAYSLAARKVRDSEIEGIDLSSLRVALCGAEPINPETVRAFTGRFKDYGLSPKSFLPAYGLAENTLAVTFSGPGEGAGILGFDRALLDGEGRAVKAAEGTLARVLVSVGKPLPTVEVSIVNELGEALPEGRRGEICVKGPSVMAGYFENPEATGKALAGGRLHTGDLGFVLGGDLYICGRLKDLVIRAGRNYFAEDLEAAAAVEGLRPGGVAVFSTRETKRGVEEIVVVAETARPREGMEEEIRTSIVNATGCRPDRVVLVAPHTIPKTSSGKIQRFMLKNWYEEGKLAGREGKRGNLPFASYLLAALKDFFSRIKG